The nucleotide sequence TTCGGGGCGCGAAATCCACCCCATGGACGCCTGATCCTGGTCCATGACGTGGATTTCCCGCCTCGAATGGTTCGGGGCCGGCGCCCCGGAGGGACGCCACCGCCTCCTGCACAACCGCGCCGGTCCCCCTCGTGCGTCCCCAGGCCCACGCTCGTCCGTCTCGGGATGCCGACCGACGGGGCACGCTCGCCGCATGCCCCGTCGCCCCGCCCCGCTGCCGCCGTCGATCGACCCCGCCGCCTTCACGGTCGACGACGCGCGCCGGGCGGGCGTGACGTGGCCCCGACTGCAGTCCTCAGACCTGCGGCGGCTGCGCCACGGCATCTACGGGCCGGCCGGCCCCGCGGCGGTCTCCGTGCGTGAGTGGACGATGGATGAGGTCCGCGCGTACCAGCGGCGCCATCCCGACGTCGTCGTCAGCCATGAGACCGCCGCCCGCCTGCACGGCCTGACCGTGCCCGAACGGCTGCTGGCCCCCGGTGCGGTGCACGTCAGCGTCGGCACCTCGGGTGGCCGGCCGGTCCAGGCGGGTCTGGTGCCCCACCGCATCGAAGTGCCGGAGGGACAGCGGATGACGCGGGGCGGCGTGCTCGTGACGACGCCGGCCCGCACGCTGTGGGACCTGTGCGCGGCACGGTCGGCGCTCACCGGGCGGGACGTCGTCATCGCCGGTGACGCCCTGCTCTGCCCGCCGTGGCTGCCCGGCGGCGGACGCGGGGCTCCCGCCTACACCCCGGAGGAGCTCGTCCGATCGCTGGCCGAACGGGGACGTTTCCGGGGGCGCGGGCTGGCCCGGGCGGCGCTGGCGAGGATGCGCGTGGGGGCGGATTCGCCGCGCGAGACGCGTCTGCGGCTGGCGCTCGTCGACGCCGGGCTGCCGGAGCCCGAGATGCAGTGCCGGCTGGACCCGTCAGACCGCCGCGCTCCGACGGTCGACCTGGGGTATCGGCAGTGGCGCCTCGCGTTGCAATACGAGGGCGAGCACCACCGCACCGCCGAGCAGCAGGCCCGGGACGTGCTGCGCGACCGCTGGTGCGCCGACCACGACTGGCTCTCGATCAAGGTCATGTGGGCCGACGCCCGGGACGACTACGCGGACGTCGTCGCGCGGGTGCGGTGCCGGGCGGCCGAGTTCAGTGGGTGACCCGGTGAGATCCACGGCCACTGCAGTCCGCCACGGCTCCCTCGTTTCGAGGCGGGAAATCCAGGTCATGGGGCTCTGGTCCACGCCCATGGGGTCGATTTCCCGCCGCGAAAGGACGGGCCCGGTGGGAGTCGGCCTGTGAACACCCGTCCTCCCCCACGTAGCGTGGCCCCATGACCGCGTCCGCCCCCACCCTGAGCTCGCATTTCGCCGACACCTTCCCCGAGCTCGCCCTGCCCTGGCAGGCCCAGGCCACGGACGGCCCGCAGCTCGTCCTGCTCAACGCCGGCCTCGCGACGGAGCTCGGCCTCGACGCCGAGTGGCTCGCCACCGACGACGGCGTCCGCTTCCTCACCGGCGAGCAGCCCGGCCCGGACGCGCGGCCGGTCGCGCAGGCGTACGCGGGCCACCAGTTCGGCCACTACTCCCCTCGCCTGGGTGACGGGCGCGCCCTCCTCCTCGGCGAGCTCACGGCTCCGGACGGTCGGCTCCACGACCTGCATCTCAAGGGCTCCGGTCGCACGCCCTTCGCGCGCGGCACCGCCGACGGGCAGGCCGTGCTCGGCCCCATGCTCCGCGAGTACGTGGTCTCCGAGGCGATGCACGCCCTCGGCGTGCCGACCACGCGGGCGCTCGCCGTCGTCGCCACGGGCCACCCGGTCCGCCGCGAAACCGTGCTGCCGGGCGCGGTGCTGGCCCGGACGGCCGCGTCGCACCTGCGCGTCGGCACGGCCCAGTACGCCGCGGCCCTCCCCGAGCAGGCGCACCCCACGGAGGTGCTGCGCCGGATCGTCGACGAGGCCATCGCCCGCCACCACCCGCACGCCGCCGACGCCGAGCACCCCGCGCTCGCGCTCGACGAGGCGGTGATCGCCGCGCAGGCCGAGCTCGTCTCCCGCTGGATGCTCGTCGGCTTCGTGCACGGTGTGATGAACACGGACAACATGACCCTGTCCGGCGAGACCATCGACTACGGCCCCTGCGCGTTCATCGACGCCTTCGATCCGGCCGCGAGCTTCTCCTCGATCGACACCCAGGGCCGGTACGCGTACGGCAATCAGGGGCCCATCGCGGCGTGGAACCTCGCCCGGCTCGGCGAGGCCCTCGTGCCCGTGCTCGACGACGACCCCGACCGCGCCGTCGCGCTCGCCCAGGAGGCGCTGGGCAGGTTCCACGGCGCCCATCTCGCGGCGTGGCGGGGCGGACTGCGGGACAAGCTCGGTCTCCCGGCGTCGGTGGCGGAGGACGACGTCGCCGCGCTCACCGACCGCCTGTTCCCGTGGCTGGCCGCGGCGCGGGCCGACTGGACCTCGTTCTGGGTGCGGCTGGCCGAGCACACGGCGGCGCCCGTGGACGACGACGCGGCGCGCACCGAGGCGGCACGGCTCGTCCCCGGCGCCCCGGACCCCGCGGGGCTCGCCGCCTGGCTCGCGGACTGGCGGGCGATGGGTCCCGATCCGGCCCGGATGCGCGCGGTGAACCCCGTCTACATCCCGCGGAACCACCTGCTGGACGAGGCCCGGACGGCCGCGGAGGGCGGGGACCTCGCCCCGGTCCACCGGCTGCTCGAGGCCGTCACGGATCCCTTCACCCCGCGCCCCGGGTTCGAGCGGTACGCGGAGCCGGGTCCGGCGGACGGGGCCCCGTTCGTCACCTACTGCGGCACCTGACCGCTTCCGTTGACGAAACGGGCGCCCTCACCCCCGCGCCAGCGACTTGACCGGCACGGCCGGGTCCGCGAGCGCGGCGGCGTCCACCACGATCCCCCGGTCGATGATGCGCCGGGCGGCCTTGACGGTCATGGGGTCGTCGATCGACGCGGCCCCGCGCAGGGTCCCGTCCGCGGCCAGGGCGAAGCTCGCCACCACGACGCCGCGCACCTCGCGGTCCACGATCCGCCCGCCGGCCGGCACCGTCATGTCCCCCACGGCCTCCACGTGGGCGTCGTGCCGGTCGGACCAGAACCACGGGGCGCCCGGGGCGTCCGCCTGCTCCCCCAGGATCGCCGCCGCGGCGGCCGCACCGGAACGCAGGGCCGGTTCCCAGTGCCGCGAGGGTGCCCACGCGGACTCCCGGGCGCGCGCGGCGTCGCCCACGGCCAGGATCCCGGGCACGGCAGTGCGGCCCATCGCGTCCGTGAGCACGCCGTCGGCCACCTCCAGACCGGCGTCCTCGGCGAGGGCGGTGTCCGGCACGGTGCCGCCGGCCAGCACCACGACGTCGGCGTCCACGGTCCGCCCGTCGTGGAGGTGGAGCCGGTGGGCGGCCGGCAGCGCGGCGCCGCCGTCGGCGTCCCGGTGCTCGATCCAGGCCGCCCGGCCGACCTCGACAGCGACCCCGTGCTCGGCGTGCATCCGGTGCAGGCGGGCGGCCAGCGCCGGCCCGACCGCCGCGCGAGCCGGGGCGTCCGTCCCGGTCACGAGCGTCACCGCGGCGAGCGAGCGGCGCGCCGCGGCCGCGACCTCCGCCCCCGTGAAGCCGCCGCCCACGACCGCCACCTCGGTCCCGAACGTCAAACGGTCGCGCAGGGCCTCGGCGTCGGCGCGGGTGCGCAGGGTGATCAGGTCCGGGTGGTCGGCGCCGGCGACGTCGAGGGCCCGGGGTCGCCCGCCCGTGGCGAGCACGACCGCGTCCGCGTCCAGGACCCGCCCGGAGGCCGTCTCCACCCGATGGGGCGCGGGGCCGCCGTCGGGGTGGACGCCGCCCGGCACCACCCGGACCGCCTCGTCCTCCACCAGCTCCACACCGTGCTCGGCGAACCACGCCGGCGGGGCGAGCAGCAGGCGGTGCGCGTCCGCGTCGCCGGTCAGGAACTCCTTGCTCAGGGGCGGCCGGTCATAGGGCACGCCCTGCGGGTCCACGAGGGCGATCCCACCCGCGAAACCGCGGCGCCGCAGCTCGCGGACCACGGCGAAGCCCGCGACGCCGCCGCCCACCACGACGACCGCGCCGGGCACGCCCGCCGGGGCCTCGACGTCGTGGCTCATGCGCCGGGGACGAGGTAGAGCTGGCCCTCGCGCTCCTCGACGCGGTGCACGCCGACGCCCTTGGTGGCGGGCAGGCAGAGCGCCTCGCCGGTGCGCAGGCAGAACTGCGCGGCGTGCAGCGGGCACTCCACGCGGTCGTCCTCGAGCCAGCCCTCGGCCAGCGAGGCGTCCTCGTGGGTGCACGTGTCGTCGATCGCGTGGAACTCGCCCGCGTCCGTGTGGAACACCGCGACGTCGTCCCTCGTCCCCGCCGTCGCCGCCGGGACGACGATCGCCTCGCCCTCCGGGACGTCCGCCGCCGCGCCGATGTGGATCGGCTCCGCCATGGTCTGCCTCCTCTGGTTCCCGGGCCGGGCGGCCCGTGGTGGTCTCCCGTCACCGTATCCCCCGGCGCGGACCCGGCACCCCTCCGCTGTGCTCCGCCCCGG is from Micrococcus luteus NCTC 2665 and encodes:
- a CDS encoding protein adenylyltransferase SelO; this encodes MTASAPTLSSHFADTFPELALPWQAQATDGPQLVLLNAGLATELGLDAEWLATDDGVRFLTGEQPGPDARPVAQAYAGHQFGHYSPRLGDGRALLLGELTAPDGRLHDLHLKGSGRTPFARGTADGQAVLGPMLREYVVSEAMHALGVPTTRALAVVATGHPVRRETVLPGAVLARTAASHLRVGTAQYAAALPEQAHPTEVLRRIVDEAIARHHPHAADAEHPALALDEAVIAAQAELVSRWMLVGFVHGVMNTDNMTLSGETIDYGPCAFIDAFDPAASFSSIDTQGRYAYGNQGPIAAWNLARLGEALVPVLDDDPDRAVALAQEALGRFHGAHLAAWRGGLRDKLGLPASVAEDDVAALTDRLFPWLAAARADWTSFWVRLAEHTAAPVDDDAARTEAARLVPGAPDPAGLAAWLADWRAMGPDPARMRAVNPVYIPRNHLLDEARTAAEGGDLAPVHRLLEAVTDPFTPRPGFERYAEPGPADGAPFVTYCGT
- a CDS encoding NAD(P)/FAD-dependent oxidoreductase, giving the protein MSHDVEAPAGVPGAVVVVGGGVAGFAVVRELRRRGFAGGIALVDPQGVPYDRPPLSKEFLTGDADAHRLLLAPPAWFAEHGVELVEDEAVRVVPGGVHPDGGPAPHRVETASGRVLDADAVVLATGGRPRALDVAGADHPDLITLRTRADAEALRDRLTFGTEVAVVGGGFTGAEVAAAARRSLAAVTLVTGTDAPARAAVGPALAARLHRMHAEHGVAVEVGRAAWIEHRDADGGAALPAAHRLHLHDGRTVDADVVVLAGGTVPDTALAEDAGLEVADGVLTDAMGRTAVPGILAVGDAARARESAWAPSRHWEPALRSGAAAAAAILGEQADAPGAPWFWSDRHDAHVEAVGDMTVPAGGRIVDREVRGVVVASFALAADGTLRGAASIDDPMTVKAARRIIDRGIVVDAAALADPAVPVKSLARG
- a CDS encoding bifunctional 3-phenylpropionate/cinnamic acid dioxygenase ferredoxin subunit, producing MAEPIHIGAAADVPEGEAIVVPAATAGTRDDVAVFHTDAGEFHAIDDTCTHEDASLAEGWLEDDRVECPLHAAQFCLRTGEALCLPATKGVGVHRVEEREGQLYLVPGA